A window of Solanum stenotomum isolate F172 chromosome 9, ASM1918654v1, whole genome shotgun sequence genomic DNA:
gtACAATAATTTCGAATGATAGATTACAATTTATTGGTAATATGTTAGGAGATTAGATAAGATATGTTTTAACATTTTTCACGCGGGATTTTCAAAACTTTCATATATCTTCATTAACAATAATAATGTACCCAATATAATCACACAAAGTAGGGTTTGAAAAGAATAGTGTATAGTGAAGATGTTGTTTCCAATAAAACCTCAACTCAAGAAAGAACAATCCAAAGCAATATAgtagataaaaaaataacaaatatagagGCAATCATGGCCAAATATGATATGCAATAATCCCTATAAATCATTCTAAACAATAGTCATAACaagatataattataattaaagtgTAAGAAAATCTCAAATAATAACCGAACTCAAAGAACAATATACTATAAGAGTAATATTATGATTAATAGCACAAGTAACATTATAGAAGAATAAGCGAGATAATGCTTAAGTACTATCTCTagctgaaaagaaaaataattgtcgtaaattataaatactttttcatttttaattaaagatctCGAATTTAAATTCAAGACATGTAATTACTTTAATAAGAAATACTTTACCCTATATTaaaaacttttcaaaataaatttgaattagttaAATTTCAAACTGATTAGTGAACcccaagaaaaaaaagttgttagaAGTCGTTAGTCAATATCAATGAGTGTGAACGTGTGCACTTGTGTATCGATAAACTTGACCTACAATTAGTAGATAaacttttttaataaaacaaaaacatgtGATTATTGAGTTACAACCATGTCAACATTAATGTCCATTTGCTTAAGAATGAaacaaatgtttatttattGGTGTGATTGAACGTATGAATAAAGTCTTTcagatatatataaatgatataaaaataatctatataacaaaataagtatcaacataagaaaatataaaaaatagacaacaaatgaaatcatctttctatattttagtatcattaAAGATCAGACTTATTCCGAGACCTAGCATCATCGAACATcagacttttaaaaaaaaatctcacttTTGATGTTATATACCTTTCTTAGAGTCAACATTGTCCCTTTATCTAATTGGAATAgcttttctaactctttttttttttttggtttatttctCCTACTTCACCATAACTACTAATGAGCCCTTGATGTGACCAAATTTAGCAATTATATCCTTCAAAAGTGACAGATTCGACATGTTTGGTCCTTTTCACCCTCTGGTGACTTGATACATCAATATCACTTTTTTCATCCAGACCCTAATACTTGtaccaataaataaataaattgatttttaagttatatatatagtgtagaTAATTCTTTACACTATTAGTTCGATTTAACTAGCTATAGCAGGTTATTACtctatttttcatgtttacAAGAAGGCTTGTTAGTATAATCTACACATATTATTAAAAGTCAAATGAACGTGATGATgtgatttgtcaaaaatttaTGTACTAACAATTTACATAACTTAAACGTGgaaaaaattaagtaatattCCCTCTATCTAAAATCTTTTGTCACTCTTCGTATTTCATCAAACTACATGAATTTGTTGGATGTATTTTTTTAGAAGaacataataatttttcataataattttcaaatatctaaattttaattttaaaatcttaaatcAGTCAAATCGACTCATCTGCTTTGTACAATCACTGTGTTGTTGTCTATCAGAAACATTCTCTCCACCTCACAAAGGTAGAGTTTGGTCTAGGCAAACATTTTACCTTACATTAGATATGTTATCGTTGTTGTTTGACTCTTGTGAAGTGAAAAGTGACGAGTATTTTGAGACGATAGGGAATATGAAGCAACAAGATGCTAATGAAAAACATTAATAAATCTTCACAATCAAGATTCTTCTCAACTTTCAAAAAGGAAACTACCTAGCCAAGCTAGTACACTTTAGTTAAATAAAACTATTTCATCTCATATCTACTAGCTAGCAAAATGTGAGCAAATTAAAACAGTCTTCTTGATGGACCATCAATACCAGAATGGTTTGGGCCTTGGAAATTCTGAGGCCCAAAGGTTATAATCTGCATATCCCATATTAGAACAAAGCCCAGAGCCCATGTGATTGAGGCCCAGCCCACAATCACATTTATGTCCATACATTTGCCCATTGCCCTGATAAGATTCATACTGAGTACCAACTTGTGACACTTCAGGCCTCAAGCCACAACCATTGAACCTTGATCTTGCATTATTGTAACGGACTTGAAAATCGGATCCAAAATTGAgatttaaataaattgatttttaagttatatatatagtgtagaTAATTCTTTACACTATTAGTTCGATTTAACTTAGCTTTAGCAGGTTATTACtctatttttcatgtttacAAAAAGGCTCGTTAGTATAAACTATACATGTTATTAAAAGCTAAATGAAAGTGATGATGTGATTTGTCAAAAATCTATGTACTGCCAATTTACATAACTTGAACGTGGAAACAATTAAGTAATATTCCCTCTATCTGAAATTTTTTGTCACTCTTCATATTTCATCAAACTACATGAATTTGTAGGATGCATTTTTTTAGAAGAACATAATACTTctcaaatatctaaattttaattttaaaatcttaaatcAGTCAAATCGGCTCATTTGCTTTGTGTAATTTCTATGTTGTTGTCTATCAGAAACATTCTCTCCACCTCACAAAGGTAGAGGTTCGGTCTAGGCAAATATTTTACCTTCCGTAGTCCTCACTTATATGATTACACTAAATATGTTATCATTATTGTTTGACTTTTGTGAAGCGAAAAGTGATACTctctttgtcccattttatgtgaggtagtttgactcagtacggagtttaagaaagtaagtaagacttttaaaacatgtggtccaaaatgaatgatagaaatttgtgtggctgtaaatcatttcattaagggtaaaatagacattttatagttaaatcgttacttaatatagaaatgtgtcattctttttgggactgactaaaaagaaaagtaagtcacataaattggaaaaattgggacagagagagtaaGTATTTTGAGAGGGTGGAAATATGGAGCAACAAGATGCTAATGAAAAACATTAATAAATCTTCATAACCAAGTTTCTTTCCGAACTTTCAAAAAGGAACTACCTAGCTAGTACACTCTAATTAAATAAACCTACTTCATTCATATCTAGCTAGCAAAATCTTAagaataaaaatacataaacaatcaAAACCATAATGGCTTGGGCCTTGGGAATTCTGAGGCCCAAAGGTTATAATCTGCATAGCCCATATTAGAAAAAAGCCCAGAGCCCAAGTGATTGACGCCCAGCCCACAATCACATTTATGTCCATACATTTGCCTATTGCCCTGATAAGATTCATACTGAGTACCAACTTGTGACACTTCAGGCCTCGAGCCACAATCATCGAACCTTGATCTTGCATTATTGTAACGGACTTGAAAATCGGGTCCAAAATTGAGATTTAAATTAGGACCAACCCGCGATTTTTTCATCATTGTCCTCGGAATGGCCAATTTACAAGTCAAATAGTATCCATCAGCACACTTATTAGGTTCATAAATTGCTGATTTTGCACCTTCAATTGTTTTGTACACGAAAATCGCGTACCCTCTTGATTTTCATGTTTCCTTATCGAAACCAAATGGACCCTTTTCTATCACACCATAAGACGAGAAATACTCCAACAATTTACCTGAAAACATGTCATGTGGCACGTTGGACACGTAAATAGTACACAGAGACTCGTCCTCTACGACTCTAGTTCTCGATTTAGCAACTTTTGTAACGGTCATTTTACCATCAATCATTTTATATGGCTCTTTCAATGCCATTAGCGCGCTTTTtacatttttgaaatttataaaaccATACTCTTTGCTTACACCTGATTTATCTATAGCCACGAAAGCCTCTTCGATTTCTCCATAGGGAGAGAAAATTCGATAGAGAGTCTTAGACGTAGTTTGAAACCCGAGACATCCAATGAAGAGTTTACGATGAGTAAATTCATCGTGGGATGACATAGTTTTAGTCTCCGAAAGTACATTTTGTAGTACCTCGGGGACTAAAACAGATATGCCTTCAACAATTTTGTTGATTTGGTCATGAGAAAGAGGTTGATTTATCTTTTGTAGGCTCATTTTTTgctcattttttttgttcaaatgaAAATTTAGCCATATTTCTAATGCACTTAGGAAATGCAAAcatttaaggaaaaatattcTTGAAAGATCTTTGAGTTTTGAAGTGAAAACAAATTtaagattttgactcatttttaCAAAGTCAAAAAGGAAGTACTAATGAAGAGAGATAGATGATTTGGTTCTTAGGAGTATTTTTCTCTGTTGTTTCAACAAGGTTTTTAAAGAGGACTGAATTAAATGTCAATGTTTATCTGATGTTGAtgggatttttttttgtggttttcgATAGCTGTATTGGGGACGACTAAGTTTTTATTCATGCAGATTCATTTCTAACGCAAGCGTTCACAATAAGATTTTTCCATTTGTAAGGGCTTGAATATAAAACATCTGATTAAGATAGAATATTCCAACCATCTCACTGCAACCTCTATTGGGTACGTTGGTGgtatatttcttttttgatttttcatccTATGTTCGATATCCACATTGGTGTAGACTAAATTTGTACTTGCGCATTGCAAGATTCGGggctcccaacaagatttttttctattttcaaggTCTTAAATTTGAAACATTTGATAAAGACGGAGGATCCTAACCATCCCACCATACGACCCCTGTTTGGTACGTTGGTgggatatttatttttttcatccaGTATCCAATATCCATATTAGAGTCTACAATATTTAAATTCGCAAAGTGTAAAACTTATTTCTAGGGATTTGatcccaacaaaaaaaaattatttcaaagacTCAAATCCGAAACACCTAATTAAAGGCGGAAGATCATAATTCATAACCATTCCACTGCCAGCCCTATTTGGTATGTTGATGGGATATCATATATCAATTGCAGGTCTAGGCAGTCAACGTTGCAGAATATAATTAATCATATTAACTAGAAAAGCAATTGATTTTACATATAATCGAAAAGCTGATGAATACTTATCAGTTTTTAGGGTTGCTAAGCTGTGCATTGTCAAATCCTAAAAGATCATCCAGATTAGCATTCCAAgaaaaacttaattttgattaaattataaagtaacaacaataacaattacGTTTCAATCTCAAGCCAGTTGGGATTGATTATAAGAATAAATAGTGAATATGTCGCTTCATCTTGAGTCAATGTTAGaccaaattcaaaaataagaaaCGAAACGTACTAGTTAGAAGTTCACTATAGTATATTTCTATTAGCATATAAAACTCTGATAAATGAGTTTTGCTCACACTATCGATTTCAAGcctaaataaaagaaaagaattatgaTAGACTGATAACGAATGTAAAGTTGTCAATTTATGATAAATCCTCGTAACACATTAATCAAGCAATAGtgacaataaatatttttagaacttattttatttttttggttctttTCATGCATTTATGGGATTTCAGAAGGGGCAATTTTACTTGCCTTTCCTTGCACATTCAGTagctcaatatatatatttgatgcaaattttcagaaaaagatTCTGCAAAATTAATGGAATTAAATTTAGTTCATAAATGTTATTGTAAAAAGTGTTATGTGTGTAGtactttctttttttgcttGTAATTTGTTGGATATAAGCAAAAACGATTTAAAACCTcatattctaaaattatttatattgcCTCTAtaagtatgtttcattttatatgatagTGTTTTAAAAGTAACTACTTTTCTCTACTCAatattacataatatttttagctTGAGTACatctcttaaaaaaattattctatctctagaaagtaaaaaaaatatttccacaAAATTATGCTTGATTAAGTAGTGTCTATTTAATATGATTTCTTCATTACGTAAgattaacttatttaaataaacgtaaaatagaaagaaaatattaatgtcttcttaattatgtaaaacatcgtccatataatatagtataaaCCGGAGAAAGTAATAATTATTGCTTTCTACATAACTGCAAGGTTAAATTTGGtaacaaaaatggaaaacttacAGAAGTAGACTGTAGGCCTAAGCAGTCAACATAGCAGTAAATAGGATTTGCATATGATAGAAAAAAGcaaacaaatgaaaaatgatCAATTTCGCGTTCACTATATTGCATAACGAGATGATAAAACTACAAcgacaaattcaaaatttagacGTTATGAATTAATGATCCAGCAATTTGACGAGCAATATggtgattaattaataaataacaaaTTGTTATATGTAGTGTAGATAAATGAAGTGTTATGCGGCGATTAACACAATAAAGgaattattattaatactaTAAAGATGAGATTTACTCACAATTTTCTCTTAAATACTCTAATTCTTGTATTGCTAATAAGTGATACCTATATTCTTATTCCATATTTTATCGCgtataaataatacataaatccTTCGTAACTCAATGTGAGTGTTATTTGATACCGTCAATTAAGCACTGCAGTAAACTatgcaataattattttttcttattcgaccaactaaataaatattataagtagtaatttatgaaagattttaaaactaaaactagCTATACCACATATATAatcaaccaaataaaaaattcttcttAGTTCCTTGGTATGACTTTTTGAGAAGTTACTCATAAGTTACAACGATTCAACAACtaatataaatgtattatagTATAATAACtgatattttcttatattaatacccaataataataataatctagtTTCTGatattttcaagtcattttgaCCTTAATCATTGGGCTATATAGaggtttttttgtttaaataaccGTGGTGTTCGGGCTAGGATAGATTTCCCTAGTGGCATTTAATGTCTTTGTTGAGAATTGAACTTAAAATCTTATGATTCTCAATCACTTTATTAATCACTAAGTCAGATCTTTAGGTGCGGGTCCCTCCATGGTTTTGATATTCATATGTATCTAACCAGGGGCGGAGCTAGCCTTCTGTTAGGGGGTTCCTCCGAATCTCCTTCAGCGGAAAACATcactatttatatatgattaaaattattatttttatgtatatataatagatgtcgcACCCCCTTCGATTAGTTCGTGTGTttaattcttcaaattttgaagccCTTTATTAAAAATTCTAGCTCCGCCATTGTTTCTAACTATCTATGCCCTTCCCTTAACAAAGCACATATGTGAGCCTAGATTTGATTACTATTTATCCACTAATACTTGTCAAGACCTAactattgaaaaatattattgaaccctataagtccaagttgtgactttttttttattactactCTCTACCTAAAAAAAGTGCAGAAGAATAATATCTGCATTACTATTACTTTGTTTCTTCCAAATTCAAGACAAGTACAACATCTTTTATCTAATACTTGTTTATTGTCATGGTCAATGAGGTGGAGAGAATCATTTCAAATTCTAGcggagataaaaaaaaaattaacaatttatgtGGGTgataattgttttatatttgttaaaGTTTTGATGGATTATAGCAATGTTACGATTTTGaatttatgagttcttgattctAGAAATGACAAATTAATGTGTTATGACTAAATTACTTATAAATATTAAGTAAATCTtttaatacaaacttatggttCTAGGCCAAAACTACTCCTTTTGTCGAACACAGTAGACTTACAACGTTACCTTTATTGGTAGAGAGAATTGTCCGATATTCATGTTGGTTAAATACATGACAAGTGACAACAGATATCGATGAAATAATCGAGGTACGTGCAAGCTAGTTCACGTACCATCGcgattaattaagaaaaataaattgtttacTAGAGGGATGGCTTGCTTGGACACGTCATTATTTTGCTTGGAACAATCCATGAGAGTTGGTTTGGATTATGACGTTTTATTTACTGTTTATGTTATGCTATTATTGCTAAAGCGTGTGGAAAATATGTAGACCTAATTTAGGAatgcatttttatttatttttttttcttctccccTCTAACAAATTATCATAAGATATTTATGGACAAATTTCATATTAGGACTAACGATTAATCATTATGGAATTATATTAAGATTAACTAAACAAAGCAAACTCATATTAGCAAAATATTCATTTAAGTTGTACCAAGAATATGGTatgattattttaataatttgaatacacctttcttttatgtttttattaattattaaatattgatGGATGAAGAGACACCAAACTATACTAATTAATTTTCACCCATAGTTACACCAAActatattaatttatcattgttaacttataaaataaaatgaaaatatgtattaattatCTATAATTTCGTGTTAAGAATGTATTAACTACATGTGTCATGTATTAATTACGTTATGTGCATATAAGATTTTAATACACAACGAATGTTGCTCGAACTTTATAAAACTATAGGATCCGATACGTATTAATTAATCATCATTATTAGTGAAGAGTTTAAACAACATAGCTATTGCATGACACAATTTCCTTACTAGGGAGcagatattttgatttaataattCCTAAACAATTGTGTGATTGTAAATGGATTTAAGtgtcaaaaagaaaattcaaaaggaagaaaaaaatattattcccTTCGTCCCATTTTATACGACACCTTTTTTTTAGTccattccaaaaaaaatactccctccatccatttttatttgtcatattgagcttttcaaaagtcaatttgacttattttcaaagttaaattagattacattaatttgattttttaaataaaaaatttagatattcaaaaactatacgaaaaatactatacattgcaattttttacatatcaatacaatgaaaaaatatatcctaaaatgttagtcaaagtttttatagtttgtctctaaaaatggaaagtatgacaattaatagtggacagagggagtatcaccttactataattagaaataatttaactttaaaattctcttttttATCTAAGGattgttttagaccacaagttttaaaaggaACTAATTGAGATGCGTGAAAGCTCACCCAGACCCGAACACCGCGATCATTtaaaaaagtctttttttttcttcttaccCACTGTGCAAAGCTAAACGATGTCACATAGAATGAGACGAAAGGAGTAGAATGGAGACAAGTAGAAAGAATAGAGGTGGCAGgtagagaagaaagaaagactAGTTATGCAATCAAGAAAAGAGGCTGCATGGTCAACAATACAGTTTACCTGCAAGACTAATCACAAAGAAGAAACCTCCTTTTTCTCCTTTATGCTTCAAACACATTAGCTTcaattcaccaaaaaaaaacttcattttaCTTCTaataatcaacaacaacaacaaacaagtttttgggaaagtcaagaagttcAAGAAAGCTCCTTTTAAACACTTAACAACTTTATTTTCTTCCCATACAAATATTACACAAAGGGACTATTATGGTTGGTGTGTTAGCTCATCTTCTCACCTCCCTCTCTAGATTTTGATTCTCTACCCTCTTTTCATCTCATTCTACAATGGAACTTCCGGTCACGACACCGGATTCTGGTGGCAAGAAGAAAGGTTCTTATACTATAGAAACAAAAAATCTTTCTTATGCACTTCCTAGTTTATATGATGAGTTGAGTTGGATTTTTTGCTGCAAGAATCCTAAGAGACCTCAGAAGTTCATCATAAAGGATGTAAATTGTGAAGCAAGGCCAGGAGAGATTACAGCTATTGCTGGTCCTAGTGGGGCAGGAAAAACAACACTGCTAGAGATTCTTGCTGGGAAAATATCACCAACAAAAGTTACTGGAGAGATACTAGTTAATGGCCATCCTGTGAATACCAAGTGTTTTCGGAGATTATCTGGTTATGTGACACAAGAAGATGCCCTGTTTCCTCTGCTCACAGTTGAAGAAACACTCATGTATAGTGCTCTTCTGAGGCTACAAGGTGGGAAAAAAGAGGCTGCAAATAGAGTTGGAGTGTTGATCAAGGAGCTTGGTTTGGAACAGGTTACTGGTGCAAGAGTTGGGGGAGGATCAAACAGGGGAATTTCGGGTGGTGAAAGGCGTAGGGTGTCGATTGGAGTTGAGTTAGTACATGATCCTGCTGTGATTCTCATTGATGAGCCAACTTCTGGGCTGGATTCAGCATCAGCACTTCATGTCATATCACTTCTTCAAGTGATGGTAGCTCATCAAGGCAAGACAATTGTCTTGACTATCCATCAACCTGGTTTTCGGATTCTTGAACTGTTTGATCGACTTGTTTTGCTCTCGAATGGGGGTGTACTTCACAATGGTTCGTTGGAGTATCTCGAAGAGAGGATCAAGTTTTCCGATCTACAGATTCCACCCCACATCAATGTGCTTGAATTTGCTATTGATGTCACAGGCAGCATTGTCATTCATACTTCAGAAACTCCCAATGTCCATTTCCATATCAAGGATCATGGCGAAAAGAAGGAAAGTCTAAGGAAAGATGATGAGGGATTTACAGTTTCCAACCACAATGATATGGTAGATAAGTGTCCTTCCTACGCAAATTCCTACGTTGAGGAGATTTCAATACTAGGAGGAAGATTTTGCAAGAACATATTCAGAACCAAGCAACTTTTTGCAACCAGAATAATACAAGCATTGGTAGCAGGCTTTATACTGGGATCAATATTCATGAATGCTGACAACAATCTAGGGCAGGTTGCTTTACAAACAAGACTAGGATTCTTCGCGTTCAGCCTAACATTCTTGCTGTCCACCATGACAGAAGGTTTACCCATTTTCTTACAAGAGAGAACAATCTTTATGAGGGAGACTTCAAGAGGAGCATACAGAGTATCCTCTTATGTTGTGGCAAACACAATTGTCTTTCTTCCATTCCTCTTAATGGTTGGGCTTCTCTACAGTGTCCCGGTTTACTGGCTCGTTGGTCTGAGGGGAAGCATGGATGGGTTCCTCTACTTTGCTATGGTGGTCTGGATAGTTCTCTTAATGTCAAATTCTTTCACTGCATGTTTCAGCGCACTTGTCCCAACCTTCATCATGGGAACATCTATTATAGCTGGCTTGATGGGGTCTTTCTTTCTGTTCTCAGGCTATTTCCTTTCAAAAGAGAAGATACCTAGTTACTGGATCTTCATGCACTACCTAAGTCTGTTTAAGTACCCGTTCGAGTGCTTCTTGATAAATGAGTATGGAGGCAAGGGAGGGAAAAGATGTTTAGAAAGTGAAAGAGGAGAGTGCAAGTTGTTCGCGATTGACTTCTTGAAACAGCAAGACCTCAAAGAATCACTGAAATGGACCAACTTAGCAGTGATGCTGAGTTTCATCTTGGGTTACAGAGTTCTCTGTTATCTAATTTTATGGTGCAGATGTTACAGAACCAGAAACTAGGTTTTtcattcttttgtatttttacagtTTTCATTTGTTCGTTTTCTGATGATTAAATTGATTGGACAAGTACATGTAGTTTACACTGAAGAAGATGTATTAGTCATTGAGGtgaatattcatttttcatgttctGAGTTCATATGAAATAAAAGTTTCCAACTGTTATAATTCTGTAAGGATTAGGTCCTATAAACTTTGGTCCAGGAGCAAACCAACAGCATAAGGAGACTCATTTCTTTGTCATTCACTATCCATGTCATCTTATGTCCTTCAGGCTATGTTTGCtaagactcttcaaaaatattgtcGGATCCTCCACAATAGTACAGTCCAACACAGGTGCAGCACCACTTTTGAAgaatccgagcaacatagcctTCAGGCATAGGTATAGTTTAGTGTGTACTGCTGGTGACCATGTGAATACTATTGTAAGATAATAAATGATGCTGGTGACCATGTGAATAGTATGGCAAGATAATAAATGATGTGCAAGGAGAAATTGCTCAAGGCATTTGTTCTGTACTTGTACACTAATACTGGAAGTTCCATGGAAGCTTTATGCTTACAAGTTACAAATGATTGCATTTCCAAGATAAATTCTCTCGTGGTACAATTGCGACATGTActtaaatagaaagaaaaaggaaatagtCTCAATGAATACCTAatctaattatacaaattccaGGTCATATGTACAGCTTAGAATATAAATGAAGTGAAAAAGCTTCTAATTCCACACGCTATGGAGCAAAATCCTAAAAAGTAATAAACTCAGCAGATATAAGGAAGATAGTCAAGGAAATGTGATTTGCCATGATGAGTTTAACTCAGCTTTTACGGTCATCTATTGTCGTAAAAGTCATTGTTCCATGTGTCACTGTTGTGTTCACAGATGAAGAAGAGTCAACTTGTTTTCCCGAGCCAGTAGATAGCGAGCCTGATGATGTATTCTTCTGATTCCTGAGAC
This region includes:
- the LOC125876888 gene encoding ABC transporter G family member 10-like, translating into MELPVTTPDSGGKKKGSYTIETKNLSYALPSLYDELSWIFCCKNPKRPQKFIIKDVNCEARPGEITAIAGPSGAGKTTLLEILAGKISPTKVTGEILVNGHPVNTKCFRRLSGYVTQEDALFPLLTVEETLMYSALLRLQGGKKEAANRVGVLIKELGLEQVTGARVGGGSNRGISGGERRRVSIGVELVHDPAVILIDEPTSGLDSASALHVISLLQVMVAHQGKTIVLTIHQPGFRILELFDRLVLLSNGGVLHNGSLEYLEERIKFSDLQIPPHINVLEFAIDVTGSIVIHTSETPNVHFHIKDHGEKKESLRKDDEGFTVSNHNDMVDKCPSYANSYVEEISILGGRFCKNIFRTKQLFATRIIQALVAGFILGSIFMNADNNLGQVALQTRLGFFAFSLTFLLSTMTEGLPIFLQERTIFMRETSRGAYRVSSYVVANTIVFLPFLLMVGLLYSVPVYWLVGLRGSMDGFLYFAMVVWIVLLMSNSFTACFSALVPTFIMGTSIIAGLMGSFFLFSGYFLSKEKIPSYWIFMHYLSLFKYPFECFLINEYGGKGGKRCLESERGECKLFAIDFLKQQDLKESLKWTNLAVMLSFILGYRVLCYLILWCRCYRTRN